The window aaattccagaaaacgatgtcatggctttagaagcttctgataggctaattgacataatttgagtaaattggaggtgtacctgtggatgtatttcaaggtctaccttcaggtactggaggaaacaggtacaaaagtatccatatccacagtaaaatgagtcctatatccacataacctgaatggccgctcagccaggaagaagccactgctccaaaactgccataaaaaaagccagactacggtttgcaactgcacatggggacaaagatcatactttttggagaaatgtcctctggtctgatgaaacaaaaatagaactgtttggccataatgaccattgttatgtttgtaggaaaaagggggaggcttgcaatccgaagaacaccatcccaaccgtgacacACGGGGGTgacaacatcatgttgtgggggtgctttgctgcaggagggactggtgcacttcacaaaatagatggcatcatgaggaggaaattgtggatatattgaagcaacatctcaagacatctgtcaggaagttaaagctaggtcgcaaatgagtcttccaaatggacaatgaccccaagcatacttccaaagatgtggcaaaatggcttaaggacaacaaagtcaaggtattggattggccatcagaaaagccctgacctcaatcctatagataatgtgtgggcagatctgaaaaagcatgtgcgagcaaggaggcctacaaacctgactcagttacaccagctctgtcaggaggaatgggtcaaatgtcacccaacttattgtgggaagcttggggAAGACTAcccaaaaagtttgacccaagttaaacaatttaaaggcaatgctaccaaatgctaattgagtgtatgtaaacttctgacccactgggaatgtgatgaaagaaagaaaagctgaaataaataattctctctactattattctgacatttcacattcttaaaataaagtggtgatcctaactgacctaagacagggatttttttatgagcattaaatgtcaggaattgtgaaaaactgagtttaaatgtatttggctaaggtgtatgtaaaccttcgACTGTACCTAGTACCCTCatcagtatttggacaaattcacttatagtgtattaagTAGTTAAAAGTTTGGTAGGTCCCATATTCcttgcacacaatgactacatcaagcttttgGCTTTACAAACTTTTTGGATGCTTTTACagcttgttttggttgtgtttcggattaTGTTTTGCTCAACAGGAAGTGAATGGTTAGTAATGTATTgagtcattttggagtcacttttattttaAGTTAGAATAGTTTCTGAACACATCTACATTTATgtagatgctaccatgattatgagTAATCACAAATGGATTGTGAATGATAAAAAGTTAGAAAGTTACAGAGGGACAAAGATCATGAGGGACTAGATATATAAAGTtctttcatttctaaatggttaAACAGATATGTCTGAAAATACCCTcgaataaaaggtgacattctgggCTGTCTCCTCATGTGAAACATTCTATCTTAAATCCAAAATGccggagtatagagccaaatttgAAATGTTAGCTTCAATGTTCAAATAGATATGGAGGGGGGTGTACATCAAGTATTGCATAACCTTTATGAGGGCAAGATGAAAAATGCACATCTATCGTTAAATATTGTGGGTCCTGATTTTTGGTGCTGTCACAGTGCATGCAGGGCGCATCTATGGGGGCAAGGAGGCCGTGCCTTACAGTAGACCCTACATGGTCCTCCTGGAGAGGGCTACCACCAACATCCTGAAGCCCAAAAACTGTGCTGGCTTTCTAGTGAGAGAGGACTTTGTGATGACTGCTGCCCACTGCAATGGGAGGTCAGTAATGTCTGCTTATCTAGTGAGAGAATACCAGGGGCAAACATATGGGGAGATATAAGCCATTGTCTGCCCTATAAATCATGCAACTGTTTCTCTTTCCTACCTTATATATGCAGGGAATTAGATTTCAGCCAAAACAAGTGCAAAATTATTGCTAGTCAAACACTGATATTTATTGCAATCCCACCTATTAAAAGGACATTTTAATAGGCCACCATTTCAAAGTCTCTAGGTTTTTCACACCTGAATATTTTTCTACTGTTTTTAGGCTAGGGCTATCCTACGCTACCCCTTGTTTCACACAGCTCTTCCTAATTTTGCATTTACACATTTTGACATCATGCATTTCTAACGTACCCTTTGGAGAATTTAGatgtgaaacacagcttagcccaGGGCTAAGAGCTCCAATAGCCAAACAAAGGTCCAGTATGAAAAACCTACCAATACATTGGATCCCGCACCATTAAGACGTATTGCAGACTGTTGAAATGTCAAGCCACATGCTAAACAAAGGGGAGTGCAAGAATATACTGTAGATTGACATGACATagattaacattatgttttcaatcAGCCTCTGTGATTAACCCACTACTGCCTGCTGCAGATATGTGTAAGACCACAGTATATTGTATTACattgtgtctgtgtatgttacAGATCCATTAAGGTCAAGCTGGGAGTCCACAACGTGCAACAGGAAAGCGCTCAGGAAATATTTGTGAAAAAGGCATTTCCACATCCACATTATGATAATGAAGAACATGATAATGATATCATGCTACTCAAGGTAAATCTCCTAGCTAGGACCTAAAGTTACGCATACTGTTTTTATGTTTAATTGTGCAATGCATGTTGATGTGACTACAATGTCAAAGTATGCAATCTCTTTGTATCAGACATGTCACAACAAATAATAATTATTAGTTTACCACTATTAAGGTAGGTTATAGAACATCTAAGGTTGTAAGTTGTAACATTTGACATCCCCGCTCTTTCTGCCTCCCAGCTGGAGAAGAATGTGCTTGTCACCGACCGTGTGAGACCCATTGGCCTCCCGCAGACAGAAGATGAGGAGGTGCCCAAGGACTGTCTGGTGTCAGGCTGGGGCTTCAATATCAGGGGAGTAAACAAAGGATCCTCTGTGCTACTGGACCTCAACGTGACACTGGTTGCGAGTCAAGTATGCTCAGACAACCATGCGTTCTGCTCTTCAGGACTAAATGGACCTGCTCAGGTAAGTGGCGTCTTAAAGTATGTCATTTTGCAGGGGAAAGAACATGGgagtaaagaaagaaaacaatacTTTCACCTTGATGGATGGCATGAATCATTCCAAGTGAAATGTGCCTGTTCATTTGGTCAGTATCGTGGTCACCATGTGTTATTTCCAGGGAGACTCCGGAAGTCCATTGGTCTGTAACGGTGTGGCCTATGGGGTGGTGTCCTGCTCTATAGACAAACTCTACATTTACACGCGCATCCCTGACTACCTGGACTGGATCACCAACACCATGAATAATTGATACGACACTGACCAGAAACCTCTACAGTTTGTTCATTTGTTCACCCAGGTCCCTAGAAGCATGATTATGATACTGCAGAATCTGAATGTGTTTATGATGCTTTCTGATTGATTTAACGGTGCTGGTTAATGTCTGTGTGACTTCATGCAGTAAGCCAAAGATTGTTAGTATAACCTCCTTGTTCTGTGTTGAAGCCTCTGAATTTCCATCTGTCAAACAATGCTTTCAAGTCCTGTTCTGTGCTGCAGCTGTTTTAAATCTTAAATTGTGAATCGTGGGATTAAATAAGTAGAGAGTTTATGTTATTGAACATATTTATTTTGTGAATATCAATATGAGCAAACTGGGAAGAGGTGCTTTGATCAAGTTGTCCCTTAAACAGTGAGGCAATCACACAATGCTTACTGCATTTTGGAGTAGGCTATATTGAAAATATATGAGCAGTAAAAGACATCGAGCATATCAAAAATCTTAACAAGACTGCCCCCTTGTGCACATCTGAATAACATACAGTCCATGTAAAAtacattaaaggcccagtgcagtccaaaacgtgatttattgtgttttatatatatttccacactatgagattggaataatactgtgaaattgtgaaaattatgataatgcccttttagtgtgagagctgtttgaaaaggctgcctgaaatgtcagcctgcctggtgacatcagtTAGTTAATAGACCCATAAGAAagcgttccaaacctctctgacCATAACAGTTAGTtgtcagttttcccctccccactcagactcccagacagtcctagtaaaattcttgcttgagaaactgTTATTTGCTAAGAtgctattttttaattttttaaaaactattttaattgaaaacaggtACTTAAAGGGTATCCACCTCAAACCACAAATGCCCATGATTaacagtgttaaataacactaatatgtgaaaaaaatatttttggtgaACAAATGTTTCGTTTTCTCATTATAATAAGCTTGGTAGCAACATGAGAAAATCGTTGTTGAAATCTGTTGAAGCTAAAAACCCACAATGCAATACTTTCTCTGGGCTGTCTAGGTAGCTAAGCTAGCAAACGTATaataccaaagtcaatatcagcatgtgaattaactagctagctgtaaAATCGCTtaaactgcactatcaatttaggagtctatTTCACCGAATTCAACCTGCAATTATCTCTGCCTACAGCACTGAGGCACAATAAAAATGGCCCAGAGCAAGGGCAGATGACGTTGCTACGGCAACAATTGCCTTTCCCATGTTTCCCAGACACACAAGGCGCATTGCGAGaaggaaaaactgagttgaatAATTGATTGAGCACATCTAAGCGACATATATACTTTGTCATAATGATATAAACGGATGGATGTGTTATAGACACATATGCCCATACCATATATTGGCTGATTTGGCGATCTGGAGTGCAGGTAATTGTTTTAAAAGCTTTATGAAATGTGATAGCATGTTATCCTCTATTTCCAGTGAAGAGAACCATGTATCTATGACGCATTCCTACACGATTTCCTGATTTCAcagtttttttttcaaatttgtaCTTTTTtgtattaatatattaatatatattaatatatatattaatatatatatttagattttttatttattttttacattttgaaaacataaaaaaacagaaatatacaaacaagagCACATAAACCTAACAGACAAGGGGTATTACATATCgaatacattttaaatttgtCAAAAACTTTTATGGTGCTTATTGCTTTTTTGCTTTTACATTTACTGATAAttttaaaataatatttaaattatatcttaaataatgtgaagaggggtttgttctctgcccacttcattttatggataaagaatcttccatgaaaaataaacaaattaacaatgaaAGTTAAATCAGGGTCCATATCATTTGGATCAAAACAAAACATAATATCAGTCTCTCAGATTAACATTAATAGTCGTTTCTTTTCAAATAAAATCTAACTCTCTCCGAAATCTTCTGACATAAGAACAGTCACAAAATAAATGGTCAAGAGTTCCTGGGTCACAACCACAAAATACACACTTGTTATCAATAGCTATTTTGAATCTGTGTATAATAAAGGTCTTTACAGGGTAGATTCTATGAATGAGTTGGTATGATACTTCTTTCACCTTATTAGATGtaatggaatgcagccctaggacaagtgaactggaacaaAGTGTTCTTGTCTGGCAAATATAGTATATCTAATAAAATGCAATTTGATACTCCTCGGGAGTAAATGTAACATTGTATGTTCTCATGAATTCTGGATAATCATATAGAATAAAATCATCATTATTCAATAATTGTTTAACCCAGATAATGTTGTCAAACCAGTTCTGGAAAAACAaagacttgtttttgtattttatttctttattacTACAGATTGTATAACTATGTGGGGAGAAATTGCGTTTGTACATGAGTTTCCAAGTTAGAAGTACTTGTTCATGAAAGTTTGCAAGCTTAATGGGGATTTTACCCACATCAAAGTTGCATTTGAGTAAGAATTCTAGACCACCAatctgttggaatattaaatAAGGGATTATATTCCAAATGCAAtccttattttttaaatagttttGTATCCATTTGATCTTAAAGATTATATTAGATGTTTTATAATACACCTGATTTCACAGATGGACCACAAGTTCAATCATGGGGAAAATGTGTATTTTACCCAATGATAGAACATAGGCTTTCACCAAATTGACAGGAGTTTTGTGATTTGTATTTCTGGAGGTGGATTATCcctttaattgttacccagaaataatttgatattgagatttaaaaaaacatattggACCTTCAAAACAGTCTGGGATGTATTCCAAGGGCAAAATTAATTGCAATAAATGAAGCAACTTCTCTCGTGACTTGTTTACATAGGCCTAACGATAAGATCGCTAATACTGTGGCAAACAGAAGCGATACAACAGAAGAAAAGTCATATATCAATGTGGTTCAATGGAGCATGATAGCATTCCAACCGACCTAC is drawn from Oncorhynchus tshawytscha isolate Ot180627B linkage group LG05, Otsh_v2.0, whole genome shotgun sequence and contains these coding sequences:
- the si:ch211-212d10.1 gene encoding granzyme-like protein 2, which codes for MGIPLNLGTLVLMLIFYSEVHAGRIYGGKEAVPYSRPYMVLLERATTNILKPKNCAGFLVREDFVMTAAHCNGRSIKVKLGVHNVQQESAQEIFVKKAFPHPHYDNEEHDNDIMLLKLEKNVLVTDRVRPIGLPQTEDEEVPKDCLVSGWGFNIRGVNKGSSVLLDLNVTLVASQVCSDNHAFCSSGLNGPAQGDSGSPLVCNGVAYGVVSCSIDKLYIYTRIPDYLDWITNTMNN